In the Oncorhynchus masou masou isolate Uvic2021 unplaced genomic scaffold, UVic_Omas_1.1 unplaced_scaffold_7189, whole genome shotgun sequence genome, ccccattccacagcggccatggtcacatctatcagtagatttcctgaccgatcttccgctcgtctcaggggaacaccacggttctagtgattgtggatcggttctctaagtcctgccgtctccttcccgttgcccggtatccctacagccctacagactgcggaggcattattcacccatgtctttcggcactacggggtgccggaggacatcgtttctgatcggggccccaaTTCACGTCTCGGGTATGGAGGGCTTTCATGGAGCGTTTGGGGGTctctgtcagcctgacctccggttatcaccctgagagtaatgggcaggtggagagactgaaccaggaggtgggtaggtttctgcggtcgtattgccaggatcggccagggagtgggcacgatacattccctgggctgaaatggcccagaactcactacgccactcctctactaacgtgtccccttttcagtgtgtgttggggtaccagccggtcctggcaccatggcatccgagccagaccgaggctcctgcggtggaggaatgggtacagcgctccaaggagacccggagggccgtccaggaatctCTACGACAAGCGAGTGGAtggcagaagaggagtgctgaccgccacggcagtgaggcccccgtgtttgtaccgggggacagggtctggctctcgacccgaaacctacctctccgcttgccctgccgaaagctgggtccgcagtgtgtagggccctgtaaagtcctgaggagaataaacgaggtgtgttatcgattacaactcccttcctattatcgcattaacccctcgtttcatgtgtctctcctcaggccggtggtagctggtcccctgcaggacagtAAGGTGCCGGaggctccctccccctctctggacatcgaggggtccccggcgtatacgatccgggccattctggactcaagacgccgggtgaggggcctgcagtaccttgtggactgggaggggtacggtctggaggagaggtgctgggtaccggtgggggacatcttggatccatccatgttgagggatttccatcgcctccatccggatcgccctgcacctcgtcctccgggcgacctcgaggccggtgtcggcgcgctgcgggagccgcgtgTCGGGGAAGGGGTACTGCCACGAGTCCGACTGAGGttggtttcccttcccggtcgggtggcgctcgctggtcgtcgtcaccggcctattagctgccactgattgtcttttctccccctccttgtatgtttattggtagcacctgtgtgtatgattagtttgtctttattagacagccggcccgcctggttgttgtgcgggattattctttgtaaccttctgctctgtatcagaggaacatgttagttcctagtcgtgcatttttgaatcgtcattttgacattccctgtgttttggggccgtgatCATTGTTAGCACCCATGTGATGCGTTTAGTGCATTaaaagagcacagcattgtactctctgtctcctgcatttgactccacacccacgacacccggattgttacaaactgtgtgtgaaaaccttgtgaagacttacagaaaacgtttgacctctgtcattgccaacaaagggtatataacaaagtatttagataaacttttgttattgaccaaaaacttattttccaccatgatctgcaaataaattcattaaaaatcctccaatgtgattttctggatttttttttcttctcattttgtctgtcatagttgtagtgtacctatgatgaaaattacaggcctctctcatctttttaagtgggagaacttgcacaattggtggctgaataaatccttttttgccccactgtacataaatACATAGTtgattcagaaagtattcagatcccccccacactttttccaaatgttgttacattacagtcttattctacaatagatttttttttaaatcctcatcatctcacacaatactccataatgaaaaagcaaaaacaagtttcagaactgtttgctaatttatacaaaataaaaaacagaaattgcTTATTTACATAACTTTTCAGACcctcatcattgagatgtttctacggcTTGAtcggagtccatctgtggtaaattcaattgattggacatgatttggaaaggcacacacctgtctatacaaggtcccacagttgacagtggatgccagagcaaaatccaagccatgaggtcgaaggaattgtccgtagagctctgagacaggattgtgtagaggcacaaacctggggaaggataccaaaacattactttagcatttaaggtccccaagaacacagtggcttccatcattcttaaagggaggaagtttggaaccaccaagactcttcctagtgctgagcaattgggggagaagggccttggttcaGGAGGGCTTTGAGAATCATCATCAGTGGTCACATCTTTCACAGAGGTTCTTGTAGATTTAGATTGTATTCTGAGTAAAGTTTCAGTTGACATTGTATGATGTGTGTTCAAATAAATATATGAATTATGATGGGATGTAACATGTGACAGTTATGCAACTCAAAGTTATAAAGCTTGAGTGAAAATGTAACAGAAGCTGCTTTGAAGCTGTTTCAAATAAAGCTACTTGCCTGAAATAAATGTGTTTGTCATGCCTGTGCTTGTCACCTTGTTGAATAgtgttctttctctccccctcgtGCCTATTTCTGGAACAGTATGTCTGTGTAGTGTGGCACAAATGAACTTAGAGCTCATGACATCATTATCGAGGTACACTATCATACTGTTGGTGTATATTACTTGAACATACACATATAATATAAACAGATGTAAATCATGTAACCTATTATAACTGGCTGGTAGCTGGGAAAGGGGTGTGCCCAAAATATGTCCAATAGGGTATATAAACACTGTCATTCTTCTAAGAAGACTGTGCTGAATTCAGCACCACTCACACGCCTGCACCTGTGACTACAGTAGCAAGTGATCAGCTCTAACTTGAATGTCTTTTTGATTTTGGCAATGGATATCTCATCTCATCAACATCTGGATCCTAAGATGTTCTGTTACCCAGAATCAAATGCCTCCTGCACCAGAGAAATCTTCAGTGAAGGGGTTCAAATtgctttatacattttttttgtttcagGTATGCTGGTCACTATTCTAGGGAACAGTGTGGTCATTATCTCCATTGCTCACATAAAACAGCTCCACACGCCAACTAACATGCTTATAATGTCTTTGGCAGTTGCAGACCTGCTGCTTGGAGTAACTGTGATGCCTTTTAGTACAATGAGGGCTGTGGAGGGCTGCTGGTACTTTGGAGATGCTTTTTGTTTGCTGCATTCTAGTTTTGATATGTTCCTCACATCTGTTTCAATTTTCCACCTGGTATTCATAGCCATAGATCGATATGAGGCTGTGTGCAGTCCACTTCGTTATTCCACCAAGATTACTATACCAATAGCATGGCTCATGGTTTTTGCCAGTTGGGCCGTTGCTGCATTGTACTCCTATTGCCTACTATATTCCAAAGCAAATGTAAGAGGACTGGATGAATTCATTGCATCCATATACTGCCTGGGAAGTTGTAATCTTTTCCTTAATGCACTGTGGGGTGCCCTAGACACATTGATAGCCTTTTTCTTTCCATGCTCTGTAATGGTGGGTTTGTATACCAAAATATTTTTGGTGGCAAAAACACATATAAAAAAGATTGAAGACAGTCAAAATAATTCCaatgagggaggtagaggtgTGGTGTCTCAACGGTCAGAGCGGAAAGCAGCTAAAACTTTAGGCATTGTGGTGGGTGTTTTCATCTTTTGCTGGCTGCCTTTCTTTGTTAATTCCATAGTTGATCCATACACAAACTTTAGCACACCACCTATTCTCTTTGAAGTGTTTATCTGGCTGGGTTACTTTAATTCTACTGCAAATCCAATCATCTATGCACTGTTTTATCCATGGTTTCGAAAATGTCTTAATCTCATTGTGACATTGAAAATATTCAATAGACATTCTTCTTATATAAATGTATTTGCTACTACATGATCTATTGTAAAGCTACATTAATATATTGCAAAACTGTGTGTGAACAGTATGCACTTACCTTTTAAAACCTAAACAATGACGTGGCCACATTGGATAATGTGTTCAAGGAGGCAAATGAAGAGAAGCATTTGACAAAACCTCTTCTGCACATTCTACTGCTGTCAATACTTGCCAGGTCTTTTTGTGTAACTGTGTTTTACTTATAAATCCTTTCTATctcttttatttacattttattgtATTTTCAATGTAGCATAGTCTACCGTACAATACATTTTCATAAAGAACACAAAATGTATCTTTGGATTTTCTTTTAACTCAATCATCTTTGAATATAATGGCTGGTGTTGAGCTAAACAGTTTTTGGTCTAATGGCTGATGTTGAACTAAACAACAGGGTTTGAGCCCATTTGAAATTTGAGCTTTCTGTAAAGCAGAGCATAGAGTGGATCATGTGACTGAAAAGCATGACACACAGATCAGGAAGCAGAGTGCATTATTTGGGGAATTGGAATTTTTCCTATAAATATGTTGCCTGTGAGGTTCTTTAGTTTCACAAGTATTGAGTACTGTGTCTCCAGGAGTAGGGATGATTAGCATCTACCTAAAGATTATCCTTATAGCACAGAGAAAGGCACATTCAATTCATGGTACAACCAATCAGAACTCTGTAGGCAAATCACAGAGAAAGGCCACCAAAACACTTGGTATCATTATGAGGGTATTTCTATCATTCTGGACACCCTTTTATCTCCAACAGTCTCCAACTGCATTGATCCCTTAATTAGTTACTTTACCCCACCAGTTTTGTCTGTAACATTAATATGGATTGGATATTTGAATTGAACTATGAATCCCATGGTGTACGCATTATTTTACAGCAGGTTCAGGAAGGGGTTTAGAATGATCATTTCTGGAAATATATTTCAAACCTGTTGTTCAATATTACAATTGTTAAAATAAATATGTCCATAACCGGTACAGACAAATAAGTGTGACAAATATTTTCCTTGCTGTTCGTCCTTTTTTAAACCATCAGCCACAGGGTTATAGGATTCAAAAGCAATTTAATAACGTTTTATTTGAACATGGGGAAGACTGCAGTAGACCTATCCACAGCAAATCCAGCAATATTCACTAATGAGTTACTGTAGCCTCTCCACTCCCATAtctagtacatacatacatacatacatacatacatacatacatacatacatacatacatacatacatacatacatacatacatacatacatacatacagttaggcaaaaaagtatttagtcagccaccaattgtgcaggttctcccacttaaaaagatgagagaggcctgagcctggacttgaacccgattgaacgtCTCTGGAGaaacttgaaaatagctgtgcatcaacgctccccatccaacctgacagagcttgagaggacctacagagaagaatgggagaaactccccaaatacaggtgtgccacgtTTGTGGCAttatactcaagaagactcaaggctgtaatcgctgtcaaatgTGATTTaacaatgtaaatgtgatatttcagttgtttttaGTTTTTTGGGGCAGAACATTCTCAAAAactctttttgctttgtcattgtggggtattgtgtgtagattgatgacaggAAAAAATGATGTtatccattttggaataaggctttagcataacaaaatgtggaaaaagtcaaggggtctgaatactttccaagtgcACTGTACATAACTGGGAGCAGCAGCCACTGGCGGACTGTTATCAAAAGTTGGCCCAGGCATTTCTAATACACTGGCCCCTTCTTTTCCTCCAGGCCCCCACACTAGCTAATCATTTTCCAATGGACCAGTCCATCTGGCATTTGACTAAAACTTTCAGCTAGTACTGACTTTGGTTATAATAATACTATTTTCACCACagtcatctctctgtgtgtgtttgttaactTTGTGTTCCTGGGTATTCGTCAGTCTGTTTTCAGACAGAGGGCAGCTGATATTTGGCTCAAAGCCCAAGGCTGTTAGGTCATTGAAGTTCTGATTATACAGTACATTCACAGTTGTATATGACATTGAGCCTTATACACTGTTGCATTTAAATGTCATGTtgtgtaaaaaataaatagtCATGCTTTGTTAAATTAAATAGTCATGTTGCGTTAAACTAAATAGTAATATGTGGTAAACTAAATAGTAATCTGTGGTAAACTAAATAGTCATATGTGGTAAACTAAATAGTAATATGTGGTAAACTAAATAGTAATCTGTGGTAAACTAAATAGTAATATGTGGTAAACTAAATAGTCATATGTGTTAAACTAAATAGTAATATGTGGTAAACTAAATAGTCATATGTGGTAAACTAAATAGTAATCTGTGGTAAACTAAATAGTCATATGTGTTAAACTAAATAGTCATATGTGTTAAACTAAATAGTAATCTGTGGTAAACTAAATAGTAATATGTGGTAAACTAaatggtcatgttgtgttaaacTAAATAGTAATCTGTGGTAAACTAAATAGTCATATGTGGTAAACTAAACAGTCATATGTGTTAAACTAAATAGTCATCTGTGTTAAACTAAATAGTCATCTGTGTTAAACAAAATAGTAATGCTGTGTTAAATTAAATTAGGAGATGATATAGGGGCGGCTTTATGAACACAGATTAAGTCTAGCCCTATCCCAGGATTATACTGGATTTAATGAATACTGTAAAGATAATTTGACCTAAACTATTCCTGGATTTTGGTTAATATTCTTAATTTACTTTCTTTTTTTATCACATACCATATTCTGTAATCCAAGGTTAAAGGGGCAATGTGGGATTTTCATGAAATCCCATTTTTTGTTTAAGGTTTATAAACCATAATTGAACATACACCTGGATTTATTTAATCTGGGTCTGTGAAATTGTccaattgtcacgttctgacctttatttcctatGTTTTGTCattgtttagtatggtcagggtgtgagttggggtgggtgggcagtctatgtttgtttttctatgatttggggatttctatgtttcggcctggtatggttctcaatcagaggcaggtgtcattagttgtctctgattgagaatcatacttaggtagcctgggtttcactgtgcgtttgtgggtgtttgtttccgtgtctgtgtttttcaccacacggtactgttttgggtttcggttattgtttttgtattcagttgttcatgtgtactattTCTTATTAAAATAACCATGGACatttaccacgccgcatattggtcctccgatccttttcgcctctcctcttcggaagaagaggaggaaatccctacACCAATAATGTAGGATATAATGTGATAATTATACTTTCTCTTTTACAAATGAGTCACATATGAATGCTTTTCTGTTTTTGGTTCATGTCTCTACATCTGTATCTGAGATCCAGCAGTACGTTTGATCACGTTCTATACCTCAGATGTCTGATATTCCTGTTTGTTTTCCAATCCTTAACCTTCTTCAGTGGACTATATAATATGAGCAGAGATTTTTCTTCAATAAATATAATCTGCCTAAAATAATATGAAGATTTTCAAGATGGATAACTGTGCATGTTCTTGCTGTAAATGGatttacagtatgtactgtattatTCATGATTGTCATTTTGGTTAATCTGTCTCCCTCTGTAATCTTTTTTAATGTGTTTGACTATGCTTTGTGTagtcaataaataaataatattccAGTTTGTGATTCATGACTAATCATCCCTAGCATCcaattggttcattcatccccTTGCCTACCCACTGTATTGATCACATGTTTACTAGTGCTGCAGAATTTTGtttgaaagcagtatccaaatccatcggatgtagtgatcacaatatagtagccatatatAAGAAAACTAAAGTTcaaaaggctgggcctaatgtagtgtaggtcatacaatacgttttgtagtgattcctatatGTTGTTGACATTCGTTGGTccatggtgtgtaatgaggagcaaccagacactgcacttgacaAAGTTAGGAAATTGCTTAtccatgcacccattaagaaaatgactgtacaaactgttaaatccccatggattgatgaggaattttaAAATTGTATGGTaaagagggatgaggcaaaataaATGATAAATtcagaaatcatgtgactaaactgaatacaaaataaaataaactacactatgaaacaaagataaatgacaaagaattatatattttttaaagcttTAGAGCACCTGAAATGAAATTGTGGGCAAATAGGCAAACTCCGCTCCaccattcattgaatcagatggctcattcatcacaaaacccgctgatattgccaactactttaatgttTTTTAATtgacaagattagcaaacttaggcatgacatgccagtgtaaccgatgtgaaatggctagctagttagcggtggtgcgcgctaatagcgtttcaatcggtgacgtcacttgctctgagaccttgaagtaggggttccccttgctctgcaagggccacagcttttgtggagcgatgggtaacgatgtttAGTGGATGACTGTTgcctgtgtgcagagggtccctggttcgagcctgggtaggggcgaggggacggactaaagttatactgttacaccagcaacaaacgctgagaccacacatccaagtatatctgaccaagtTATGAAAGACAAGCCTTGTAATTTTGAAATCCAGTAAAGTAAGTGTGGATGAGGTTAATTTTTTGATTGACAAGCCAACGGGGTCTGATgtatggaaaattactgaggatattATTGGACAATATTGACACTCCTATTTGCCTTATCTTCAATTTAAGATTTATTGGAAgtctgtgccctcaggcctggagggaagcagaAGTTATACCCCTACCTAAGaatggctcaaatagctgaccaatcagcctgttaccaacccttagtacaTTTTTCGAAAAAATTATGTTTGACCAGATAccatgctattttacagtaaactaaTTGACAACatactttcagcacgcttatatggaaggacattcaacaagcacagcacttacacaaattactgatgattggctgagagattGTGGGCGCTGTTTTGTTAggcttcagtgcagcttttgacatagtctgttgctggaaaaacatatgtgttatggctttacaccccctgctatactgctatattgtggatgaagagttacctgtctaacagaacagagagtgttctttaatggaagcctctccaacaaaaTCCTCTCCAACAGAATCAGGACCCCTTACTTTTTAAAATCCTTACCAATGACATGatactggctttgagtaaagccagtgtgtctatgcatgcggataactcaacactatacatgtcagctaccacagcaactgaaatgactgcaacagataacaaagagctgcagttagtttcagaatgggtggcaatgaataagttagtcctaaatatttgaaaaactaaaagcattgtaatAGGGACAAATCATTACgctaaaccctaaaccttaacaaAATGTtgtaattgtcacgccctggccttagttatctttgttttctttattattttggttaggtcaggatgtaacatgggggatttatgtgttttgtctggtctaggggttttgtatttttatggggctgtttcctttctaggtagttcTGTATGTCTAttgttgcctagattggttctcaattagaggcagctgtctgtcattgtctctgattgggaaccatatttaggcagccatgttctttgggtattttgtgggtgattgtcatgtgtctttgtgtcattgcaccagataggactgtttcggtttttcactttgtgtattttgtagtgttctagTTTATCATCTATATTAAAGATGAACACTaacaacgctgcattttggtcctcctctccttcagcggaagaaaaccgttacagtaatGAATCATTTGGTAtatgagcaagttgaggagactaaactgcttggagtaaccctggattgtaaactgtcttggtcaaaacatattgatactgTACAACTGTAGctaggatggggagaagtctgtccataataaagcgctactCTGCCTTCTCAACAGCACTATAAACAAGACAGGTACTACGGGTCCTAGTTTGTCGCACCTGGACCAcagttcagttgtgtggtcaggtgtcacaaagagggacttaagaAAATTTCAATTGTCTCGGAACAGGgtagcacggctggcccttggatgtacacagagagctaattaataatatgcatgtcaatctctcctggctcaaagtggaggagagattgacttcatcactatttGTAttttgagaggtattgacatgttgaatgagCCGAGATGAGCGGACACttatgcataccccacaagacataccaccagagaactcttcacagtccccaagtccagaacagactattggATGCACACAGTATTAcgcagagccatgactacatggaactctgttccacatcaagtaactcatgcaagcactaaaatttgatttaaaaaacggATAAaagtacaccttatggaacaccggggactgtgaagcaacacaaacataggcacagacacatgtgtaacagtattgcttccttccctctccttgcccctacctgggctcaaaccagggaccatCTGCACACATCATCAACTGcctcccacgaagcatcgttacctatcgctccacaaaagccacagcccttgcagagcaagggaaacaactactttaAGTTCTCAGAGCAattgacgtcaccgattgaaacactattagagtgcaccccactaactagctaaccatttcacaccagttacacatgcatacaaacacacaattaCATATGCACTAAACACACACTtccacatggattttgtgttgtagatatgtggtagtagagtaggggcctgagggcacacacttaatatgttgtgaaatctgttgtgaatgtattttaatgttttaCAAAATGTATAACTGCCTTAGTTTTGCTGAACTCCAGCAagagtagctaatggggatccataataaatacaaatgtctaACTTACATGGTAAAAACATTTTAGCATTTAGGAGATAATGTGTGATGTTTTCAGTGATACTTTTGTTGCAGATTGTACTTAATACTTCACTTGATTTCATTTCATCTGCCTCATTACAATTTACCAACAGAATGTAGGGACATTGTATACCATTCTTATCagacctcaggataagacccagatgcagacagttcaaAATAACAGAAGTTTATTTACAAAAcaaggggcaggcaaatgacaggtcaagggcaggcagaggtcagtaatccagggcacaGTCTGAAAAGTACAGAACGgcagcaggctcagggtcatggcaggcagaatggtcaaaaaccATGAGGACTACAAAACAGGAAGTAACGAGAAACAGGAGCACAGGAAAAATGCTGGTAGGTTTGAACGAGACAAGactgaactggcaacagacaaacagaaaacacaggtataaatgcacagaGGATAATGTGGAAAATGGGCGACACCTAGAGGacacaagcacaagacaggttaAACAGATCAGGGTCTGACAAttctagggttatggttagagttgtTGTTACCATTACCGCTGTAGGGACAATGTACTGTAAAACCATTCTAGAGTTGGTGTTAGGGTTATGCCAGAGTTAggctggacatgaagctagggtttggGGATAAGGGGGTTAGGGGACTCAATTTAATTTCAAACTATAATTTTAATCTCATTGATGGTCAATTCTTGCATTCATAGCTCGTTCTATAAATGGAAGAGTGGTTACATTTTTACAGCCCTATCCCTCAGTTGTTTTCAAAAACAGTTGCATGATCAGAGTCTAATCAAAATGAGTACAAACTGCCAAACATGACATCATCCTCATTGTTTATCAACACCTTCTGAGATGCGAGACACTTGTGGGAATGGCATCATCATTAAAGGGAAAGTCATTAAAGGTGCTAGCAGGGCCCTGTGGTTTGTCCTCCTGTTTACCAGAATCATTACTATGGTAGAAGACACATCTGCTGGCCATACCATAAAGTGGTTGCCATGGGTACCTCAAAGCACAGGTCATGAAGGTCACACACTAGATAGATATGCCTCAAGTAATTTATGCATAGGTCAATTGCAttggtttgtttgttttctctctATATAGCTGTACCTtaaccccactctccctctctcttatctccctccctccctcctcgcctgtccctctctctgtctctctctgtgtctctctatacTGCTTCTTTAagccccctcctcttctctctccctcccccttctttcacccctccaccctctccccctcttctctctctctctctctttctcctctctctttatccctcctctctccctctctctacctctccatctctcgtttctctctcgccctccctctctctcactttatccctctcctctctctctctatccctcatctctctccctctctctcatttctctctctctctctcccttcttctttcaacccctctctccctctctctcctattcattatttcctctctttcctctttccctatccgactctctctctctctctctcctttctctctccccttccttccttcattccttccttccttccttccttcacccttagcccctctctctccctccctccttcctccattcctctctctcccttcttctttccccctctttgcctctcactgtctctctctctctccctcctctctgccaccTCCACAGACTGGATATTGATGCATAGAAGTCAATACATTGTGTAACCATCCTGTTCTAACTCCTTTCCATGGCAACCAATCAGCAGGCATGGATTTGATGGTACTGGAGTTCATGCAATCTTTTTTAAATTTCTGGGCAGACAATAACACACACAGCAGTGTAGTTGACGTAGGATTTCAATCCCATCCGCATAAAACAGTCTGTTATATACATTTTGTTTTGATCTTatagtatttgtatttttttctttcATAATGCACATGATATTCCATATCAAATACAAATGTACAATAACAATTACATAGAACAAATACAAATTATCCATAGACAACAGATGCAGTCACATACCTGGGACAGACAATAACACACACAGAAGTGTGAGTTGACTTATGGCTTCTCTCACACTCCTAGAAATTCAA is a window encoding:
- the LOC135538885 gene encoding trace amine-associated receptor 13c-like, with product MDISSHQHLDPKMFCYPESNASCTREIFSEGVQIALYIFFVSGMLVTILGNSVVIISIAHIKQLHTPTNMLIMSLAVADLLLGVTVMPFSTMRAVEGCWYFGDAFCLLHSSFDMFLTSVSIFHLVFIAIDRYEAVCSPLRYSTKITIPIAWLMVFASWAVAALYSYCLLYSKANVRGLDEFIASIYCLGSCNLFLNALWGALDTLIAFFFPCSVMVGLYTKIFLVAKTHIKKIEDSQNNSNEGGRGVVSQRSERKAAKTLGIVVGVFIFCWLPFFVNSIVDPYTNFSTPPILFEVFIWLGYFNSTANPIIYALFYPWFRKCLNLIVTLKIFNRHSSYINVFATT